From Microbacterium rhizosphaerae:
GCTGACGAGGTACTTGATGAGCGGGAAGTTCGTGAACGCGACCTTGAGCATGCTGCCGAGGTTGCTCGGCCGCACCTGGCCGACGATGTCCCACCACGATCCGTTCTTCAGGAACTTGGGGCTGAAGGTCGCGAACGGACCGAACAGCACGGAGGTCTCACCGTCCACGACACGCGTGTCCAGGTGCGGAACCGACATGGGCGGAGCTCCGACGGATGCCTGCGAGTACACCTTCGCCTTGTGCTGCTGCACGATCGCCGGGTCGCTCGTCATCAGCCACTGGCCACCGATCGGGAAGCAGCCGTAGCCCTTGATCTCGTCGATGCCGGACTTCTGCAGCAGCTTGAGGGCCCAGCCACCCGCGCCGACGAACACGAAGCGCGCGCGCACCTGCCCGGGGGCGCGCCCGATCGAGTTGCGGTACTTGACGAGCCACGTGCCGTCGCTCTGCTTCTTGAGGCTGCGCACCTCGCGGTTCTTCACGACATCCATACCGGCATCGCGGAGGTTGTCGATCAGCTGGTGCGTGAGCGCGCCGAAGTCGACGTCGGTGCCCGCGGGCACACGCGTCGCGGCGAACGGCTCGCCCTTGCGGCGCTTCTGCATGAGCAGCGGCGCCCAGGTGTTGATGACGCGGGAGTCCTCGCTGTACTCGATGCCCGCGAACAGCGGCTGGTCCTTGAGCGCCTCGTAACGCTTCTTGAGGTACGCGACATCCTTCTCACCGCGCACGAAGGTCATGTGCGGCGTCGAGTTGATGAAGGTGGTCGGCGCGTCGAGCACGCCGCGCTCGACGAGCGTCGACCACAGCTGGCGGCTCAGCTGGAACTGCTCGTTGATCGAGATCGCCTTGGCCGGGTCGACGGATCCGTCGGGGCCCTCGGGCATGTAGTTCAGCTCGCACAGCGCGGCGTGACCGGTGCCGGCGTTGTTCCAGGCGTTGGAGCTCTCCAGCGCGACGTCGTGCAGCCGCTCATAGACCGCGATCTTCCAGTCCGGCTGGAGCTCGTGGATGAGCGTTCCCAGGGTGGCGCTCATGATGCCGCCGCCGATGAGGAGGACGTCTACGGTTTCAGTCACCCGTCAATTCTAGGCGCGCGCCGGATACCGGCTTGTTCGCCCCGACGTCCGGTCCAGGGCACCCCGCTGTCCCCCGCGTACGTCCCGTCAGGCGGCAGCGGTGAGCTGGGCGCCGACGATCTCGGCGATCTGCACGGCGTTGAGCGCCGCGCCCTTGCGCAGGTTGTCATTGCTGATGAACAGCACGAGGCCCTTGCCCTCCGGGGCCGACTGGTCGGCGCGGATGCGACCGACGTAGCTCGGGTCGGTACCGGCGGCCTGCAGGGGCGTGGGCACCTCTTCGAGCTTCACGCCGGGGGCCGATGCGAGCAGCGCCCGGGCGCGGTCCGGCGTGATGTCGCGCGAGAACTCCGCGTGGATGCTGAGCGAGTGACCGGTGAAGACCGGGACGCGCACGCACGTTCCGGCGACGCGGAGCTCGGGCAGCTCGAGGATCTTGCGGCTCTCGTTGCGGAGCTTCTTCTCCTCGTCGGTCTCGTTCTCGCCGTCCTCGACGAGGTTGCCGGCGAAGGGGATGACGTCGAACGCGATCGGCGCGATGTACTTCTCCGGCTGCGGGAAGTCGAGCGCCGACCCATCGCGCGCGAGTCGCTCGACGTCGCCCTGCGCGAGGACGCCTTCGACCTGGCCGAGCAGCTCCTGGACGCCGGCGAGGCCGGAGCCGCTGACGGCCTGGTACGTGCTGACGATCAGGCGCTCGAGCCCCGCCTCGCCGTCGAGCACCTTGAGGACGGGCATCGCGGCCATCGTGGTGCAGTTGGGGTTGGCGATGATGCCCTTGCGCGCCTCGGCGATCGCGTGCGGGTTGACCTCGCTCACGACGAGCGGCACATCGGGGTCCATGCGCCAGGCGCTGGAGTTGTCGATGACCGTGGCGCCGGCCTCGGCGAAGCGCGGTGCGTGTGCCCGGCTGCCGGTGGCGCCCGCGGAGAAGAGCGCGATGTCGATGCCCGAGAGATCTGCGGTGGCGACGTCCTCGACCGTCACGGCCCGGCCCTGGAAGACGACGTCGGAGCCGGCGGAGCGGGCCGTCGCGAAGGCGCGCAGCTCGCGAACCGGGAAGCCGCGCTCCTCGAGGATGTCGAGCATGGCGCCGCCGACCTGGCCGGTGGCGCCCACGACGGCGATAGAGAGTCCGGAATCGGAGATGCGGGTCATGGGAGGCTCCTCGGGGAGTCGCGGGCCGCGCAGCAGCGCAGCGATCGGGATGCGCCGGCGCTGGCGTTGTCGAGATTCTACCGGCGCCCGCGGGTGACCGGTCGCCGTGTGTCAGGCCGTGACGAGAGGGCCGATCGGTTGAGGGGCCTCAGCGTCCGGTGCCGGCGTGGATCACGGCATCCGCGTCTCCGTCGAGACCGTAAGCGGTGTGCACGACACGCGCCGCCTCGGCGAGCTCGTCGCCGCGCACGACGACCGAGATGCGGATCTCCGAGGTCGAGATCATCTCGATGTTGACGCCCGCGACGCTGAGCGCCTCGAACAACGTGGCCGAGACCCCGGAGTGCGTGCGCATGCCGGCGCCGACGACCGACAGCTTGCCGATCTGGTCGTCGTGCACGAGGCTCTCGAAGCCGATGCCGGCCTGCTCCCCCGCGAGCGCCTTCAGCGCCATGGATGCCTCGGACTTCGGCAGCGTGAAGGAGATGTCCGTGCGCCCGGTCGCTGCGGCAGACACGTTCTGGACGATCATGTCGACGTTGGCGCCGGACTTCGCCACGATCTTGAAGATCTCGGCGGCCTTGCCGGGCACGTCCGGCACGCCGATGATGGTGACCTTGGCCTGGCCCAGGTCGGTCGCGACTCCCGCGACGATCGGCTCTTCCATGTGCTCTCCCTGTGCGAGGAGCTCGGCGCGGCGGCTGTCGATGACGAGGGTGCCGTCGCTCGAGCTGAACGTAGAACGCGCGTGGATCAGCACGCCATGGCGGCGGGCGTATTCCACGGCACGGATGTAGAGGACCTTCGCGCCGTTCGCGGCGAGCTCGAGCATCTCCTCGCTCGAGATGCGATCGAGCTTGCGGGCCTTCGGCACGACGCGCGGGTCGGCGGTGAAGATGCCGTCGACGTCACTGTAAATCTCGCAGACGTCGGCGTCGAGAGCGGCGGCGAGGGCCACCGCGGTCGTGTCGGATCCGCCGCGGCCGAGCGTGGTGATGTCGCGGGTGTCGCGATTGAAGCCCTGGAAACCGGCGACGATCACGATCGCCCCCTCGTCGAGGGCCTCGCGCAGGCGTACCGGCGTGACGTCGACGATGCGGGCGGCGCCGTGCGTGGCGTCGGTGATCATGCCGGCCTGGCTGCCGGTGAACGAGCGGGCCTCGAAACCCATGGAGTGGATGGCCATCGCGAGCAGCGCCATCGAGATGCGCTCGCCGCTCGAGAGCAGCATGTCCAGCTCACGGGGGGCCGGGATGGGGGCCACCTCTGCCGCGAGGTCGAGGAGCTCGTCGGTCGTGTCGCCCATCGCACTCACCGCGACCACGACATCGTGCCCGGCGCGGCGCGTGTCGACGATGCGCTTCGCGACGCGCTTGATGCTCTCGGCGTCGGCGACGGACGAGCCGCCGTACTTCTGGACGATCAGCGCCACAGTGGAACTCCCGGGGATCTCGGCGGTGGACGAGGACCGCCGGATTCGATTGTACGGATGCCGCGGCATCCCCTTCACCACGTGACGGCGCCGCGGCGGGCCTCGCTTCAGGCCTGGGGCAGCCCGGTGACGTCGGGCGGCGGCCCGAGGTCTGTGGACGGCTTCGCGCGCAGCACTCCCCCGGTCGCGGCGAGCCAGCATCCGATGAGCACGACAGGGAATCCGATGAGCAGGCCGAGCGTGAGCGGCTCGCCGAGGATGAGAGCGCCGAGCGCGATCGCGACGACGGGGTTCACATACGTGAACAGGGGCGCGCGCGCCGGGCCCACCAGGGAGATCAGCGCGAAGAACGCGATGAACGCGAGGGCGGTGCAGAAGATCGCGAGGGCGAGGAGCGACACCGCGCTGCGCACGCTCGGCAACCCGTGCTGCGTGAGGAGCCCGATGGGCAGGTAGAAGAGGCCGACGGCCGCGAGCGAGATCGTGACGGAGCCGAGGGCGGGCACGCCCTGCAGCTTGTGCGCCACGACGAAGGGCGCGGTCGCGTAGCAGACGGCCACGAGCAGCACCTCGCCGATCGCGACGAGGGCCC
This genomic window contains:
- a CDS encoding aspartate kinase, with translation MALIVQKYGGSSVADAESIKRVAKRIVDTRRAGHDVVVAVSAMGDTTDELLDLAAEVAPIPAPRELDMLLSSGERISMALLAMAIHSMGFEARSFTGSQAGMITDATHGAARIVDVTPVRLREALDEGAIVIVAGFQGFNRDTRDITTLGRGGSDTTAVALAAALDADVCEIYSDVDGIFTADPRVVPKARKLDRISSEEMLELAANGAKVLYIRAVEYARRHGVLIHARSTFSSSDGTLVIDSRRAELLAQGEHMEEPIVAGVATDLGQAKVTIIGVPDVPGKAAEIFKIVAKSGANVDMIVQNVSAAATGRTDISFTLPKSEASMALKALAGEQAGIGFESLVHDDQIGKLSVVGAGMRTHSGVSATLFEALSVAGVNIEMISTSEIRISVVVRGDELAEAARVVHTAYGLDGDADAVIHAGTGR
- a CDS encoding DMT family transporter, translating into MTLQHTVSARAWWLYAAMAVLWGVPYLFISVTVETISPAAMVAGRTLIGALILLPFAIRSGALKAAFARWPWVLLFGAIEMAGPFLLLGHAEQTIPSGLTGLLVATVPLFAAIIAFFGGDRGMLRPVRLTGLIVGFLGVAIIVGGPGLASGGPRALVAIGEVLLVAVCYATAPFVVAHKLQGVPALGSVTISLAAVGLFYLPIGLLTQHGLPSVRSAVSLLALAIFCTALAFIAFFALISLVGPARAPLFTYVNPVVAIALGALILGEPLTLGLLIGFPVVLIGCWLAATGGVLRAKPSTDLGPPPDVTGLPQA
- the mqo gene encoding malate dehydrogenase (quinone) — protein: MTETVDVLLIGGGIMSATLGTLIHELQPDWKIAVYERLHDVALESSNAWNNAGTGHAALCELNYMPEGPDGSVDPAKAISINEQFQLSRQLWSTLVERGVLDAPTTFINSTPHMTFVRGEKDVAYLKKRYEALKDQPLFAGIEYSEDSRVINTWAPLLMQKRRKGEPFAATRVPAGTDVDFGALTHQLIDNLRDAGMDVVKNREVRSLKKQSDGTWLVKYRNSIGRAPGQVRARFVFVGAGGWALKLLQKSGIDEIKGYGCFPIGGQWLMTSDPAIVQQHKAKVYSQASVGAPPMSVPHLDTRVVDGETSVLFGPFATFSPKFLKNGSWWDIVGQVRPSNLGSMLKVAFTNFPLIKYLVSELAKNHRRKVDSLRIFVPTAKDDDWTLLQAGQRAQVMKGGKLQFGTEVVAAKDGSIAGLLGASPGASTAVPIMLDLLQRCFPDQYPDWEPTLRDLIPTLGQKLNTDPALAEETMAETAEELQLTA
- a CDS encoding aspartate-semialdehyde dehydrogenase, with product MTRISDSGLSIAVVGATGQVGGAMLDILEERGFPVRELRAFATARSAGSDVVFQGRAVTVEDVATADLSGIDIALFSAGATGSRAHAPRFAEAGATVIDNSSAWRMDPDVPLVVSEVNPHAIAEARKGIIANPNCTTMAAMPVLKVLDGEAGLERLIVSTYQAVSGSGLAGVQELLGQVEGVLAQGDVERLARDGSALDFPQPEKYIAPIAFDVIPFAGNLVEDGENETDEEKKLRNESRKILELPELRVAGTCVRVPVFTGHSLSIHAEFSRDITPDRARALLASAPGVKLEEVPTPLQAAGTDPSYVGRIRADQSAPEGKGLVLFISNDNLRKGAALNAVQIAEIVGAQLTAAA